The following nucleotide sequence is from Trifolium pratense cultivar HEN17-A07 linkage group LG2, ARS_RC_1.1, whole genome shotgun sequence.
ACTTATGGGAAGatttactattttaaaaatgaatttaataatTTGtcgatgatgataataataaataatgaagTTTTATATCAACATTGCTTAGGCCAATATATAACAGTGAACTAATCTATATTATTTTTGAACATTTTCAATCTATTAGTGAACTAAAATCTCTATTCTTAGATTATTTTGAGAGTTGAACCATTCATTAGTCTAACCATTAAGCacttactagtaaaagattatTCATGCTATCCAACAGTAAATTTAGAAGGTTTCAAAGTTCCAACAGCAAATTAAACACAATGATATCAAAAAGGAAAAGTTAACATGCTTCTTCTAGATAATTCCCCTTGCATTGagagaaaaattcattttaacaTGCAAATAGACACATGTTGTTCAGTAgtagtataaataatataatattttcacTTGTACATGAGTTGTAGCAAAAATATGAAGTTGCAACATAGCATAAGGCACTCAAAACCAGAAACCTAAATATGAATCACTATTTTCTTAGTAATGTTTACTTGAAATACAAATGTTAGGTAAAATGAACACTACAAATGATACTTTCATATTAAGTCACCAAAGTCAATTGtgtcatcaacacaatcaatcTAAGAAATGATGGGTTTGATTTATGAATTTACAAGTTGCGTGGTTCCCTTGGTTGAGCAGAACGAGTATTATTATTCATCAGAGGCTGTAAAGCTTTGACAATGATGCTCATATTTGGTCGAAACTCGGCTTCATATTGAACACACAGTGCAGCAACAGCAGCCATCTATAACAGAAGAAATACAACAAATCAATGAAAACTGTATTGTAACAAACAAACTAAACCTTCAATAACAACATTTCATCTACAAAATGGAAATATGACCAAATTAATTACCTTTGCAACTGACTTGGAAGGGTACTCTCCCTTTAGTCTAACATCAACACACTGCTTCACCTTATCTTCACTAAGTTTTGGTGTTGCCTGATAAAATCCAATGAACAAAGAATCACGTTGTGTAAAATCCAAAATTCAATAAAAGGGAAACAAGACATACAAATGGcgagtttaattttgatacactgTCAACTGTCATTGTAACAAGTTTTATACCATCAATAAATCACAATGAATCATATGTGTGACTTTAAAAGTTGTTATGATTAAAGTTAAAACATTTTTAATGATCTGAAGGTTATCATTAATTGACAGTGTAAACAATCTTTACACTGACAATGTATATGAATTAAACcctacaaatatatataagtcattaatagaagaagaaaagaatgaTAGCATACCCAAGTCACAAGGCTTTGTTGTCCTCGGGGGAGTGTATGATCAACAGGTTTACGCCCGGTTAAGAGTTCCAACAGTATAACTCCAAAACTGTAAACATCACTCTTTGAACTGAGGTTTCCAGTCATTGCATATCTGTCATAGAAACAATCAAGCCATTGTTAATCCTAGTAGTCTTTTTGTATGTTAAAAAGCAAGCATGCAGtgagaaaaggaaaaaagtcGAATAAGTTAGGCATCGAGGAAGAACATACTCTGGAGCATGATAACCAAAAGTTCCAAGAACACGGGTAGAATGAAGACGTGCTGCAGCATCAGGGGCTTGATTCGACAGATCAAAATCAGCAATCTTAGCAACATCGTCCTCGAATAGAAGTATGTTACTAGATTTAATGTAACGATGGACAATATGAACCTCTGCCTTTTCATGAAGATATTCAAGTCCTCTAGCTGCTCCAACAGCAATTTTAACTCTTTGAGCCCATGTCAGAACTTGACCAGGTTCTGCGCCCTTCACGCCTTTGCGTCCTGTATCCAAATTCATGTTAAATAATTGCATAACATACATAAACTGAAGAGATATGTTGATATGGTATTACTATTAGGAGTGACTAACCATGTAGAATATCATGAAGGGATCCATTAGGAGCATACTCATACGCAAGGGCACGCAAAGGACCATCGACACAATAAGTAACAAGCTCAACAACATTTTCATGCTTTAGCCTTGATACAATGGAGACCTGTGTAAGTTAAGAATTCAAAGTTTAAAGTACTGAATGGAAACATAAGATGATGATGTACTTTGATTATCTTATAAAAACAAGTATGATCACTGTTGTTTAGAACTGAACCTGAGAAAGAAATTCTTGGTCTGGCTGTTTAGTGGAATCCAACTTTTTAATTGCCACTTCACGTCCATTTTTCAATATGGAGCGATATACTTTTCCATATGCACCCTCACCGATGAAAGTCTTTGTACCAAAATTATCTGTCAAAGACCTTAATTCATCTACTGTAACAGAAGGGACAGAAATAGGTTGAAGATTTATAGGGCGAGGAACGGTTATTGGTGTGTGTCTTCCATGATAACTTGAGTTCCCTGCATTGTATGACAGTGGAATCAAAATGAAATACTACAACTGTAGTGCTAACATGCGTACACATATACACAATTAAGACTAGATTGAAGAACATAAGTTGAGAATGGCACAGAataatttgtcaacaaaaatagTTGAAAATTATCTAGAACAAGAATCTGTAAGACTATAAAAACCATTTGTGTTTGAAATCATGAAAAGGTAAAGCAGAAAATTGTAAAGAAATGAATGGATATTAGACAGTGGATTATTACTTACCTGTAGGATTGTTTTGCATGAAGATTCCTTTGTCAGCAGTTGTGTAAGAATCATTTTCTTTGCAGAAACCAAAGCAACCCATGATCCTATGTTCTGAAGATAAGTTTCAATATGAACAAGGGTTAAAAatgaaatacaaaaaaaaaaccttgctTGAGAAATGAAATaataggagaaaaaaaaaatgaaacaagtgAATGAAAATTCTGAAGAATGATAATAAATGACATAAATTAATCATCAAAAAGTATACCAATTTTGCACTATGAAACAAGAAGATGGAAATTGAGAAAGGAAAAAGTATAAGCAGATTGTGTAAAAAGCAAAGTGAATAAAAGGAATTATGAAGTTTGTGTTTGAGAGAGATAAGTTAATCctatgaaaagaaagaaaacaaaaaaaaggagggggaagcaagaaagaaaagaagtttCGTGGTTAGGAAAGAAGACAAAAACACAGAGAAGAGAGACAAGTGAAAAAGAAAGTAACCTGTTAGTAATTGCAGAGTGAGTTTGTTGATGTTGGTTTTGGAGTGGAGTGGACCACAAAACGGATGATGCAAACGCAAAGAGATGAAAAGAAAGGTTTGTTtgttgaatgaatgaatattgaaGCGTGATGAATGGATGAATGTTTATGTgtgaaatgaatgaatgaatgaagaggAAACTACCTTGACTTGACTTAGCCGGTTGAGAAGATtagaatataatataatattagaaAGGTACGTacgtatataatataatatgggATGGGGCCTTAAAGACATCACCAAACGTTGTTGTTTAATACAGTAAGTACTACTTTATGTGTTGTTGTCTTAAGTCAAGTCAATCATTCAAACACATTACATTGATGGATTCCAACTTGGCGGATGCTTTCCGCGTTTCTTTTTTCTCACTAATTGTGAACATAAATCAAAATAGTTCGTAACCTTCAGAGATATACATCACGTCTCCACTCAAAATCTTAAATATTATATTCACAGGTGACctctattattaatttaatatttttctttttataatcaATGTGTGATTTAATCTTTCAAATATAAATCCAACAAGatcttatatatatttaatttaatggtaaaacaaattcattcaagaatgaaaaaaactGATGCTAGTACAAACATATAAATGAATGTGTGTTGGAACATCCCTCGTCCACAAACTAATCCTAACTGTAACACCTAAGTCAATCAAGTCTTGAGCAAACACGGTATCgtataaatttcatttttatttattttttgatgaatAAATAAAGTAGTACAGAATCTAAAAAGACATAATTAACCCATTATCTAAAGCCTAACAACTCAATAAATACTAACAACCAACACAAATTCTTCATCACATACGCggtctttttttttccttattttttatattactcGCACTGTCGCACATGGTCTTTTTGACAAAGTTGAGGTCTTTAATTTTTTGGCCAAAATTTGCGGTCTTTAATTAATtacataatttttataaaaaaaaaaactaaggaaataatttcaaatttacgAAAACTGGTTTAAGAATTGGCCGTCCGAACAAGAATATGAGTAATGATATTTGTTTGTCTCATAACTAACAAACTTCACTTCAAAATTTACACACGGTAACATAATTTGGATATGTCAGCAACAATTAGACTAAATTATGAGTGACCACTACGCCTGGTTCAAATAGCTTCAGTCAACATATCAAATCGAACCATGTCCAAATTTCTACGATTGACTTCCTTCATAGTTCTATAAGAGCGTTCATGTTTCGCCTTTCACCGTTGACAGAGTGACATATTGTCTCTGTGTGAAACTAGCCACAAAGTTACCAACATAATCCCGAAAACAAACTCCCATCGTTATTAACCtaacttcaacaaaaaaacaacatcAACATTACATTTCATCCAACCAATGCGAGATTTTTTCGATCTATCATTAGTAGGAGGCTCATGAATATAGTTTCCATCATGCTTTGATGATGAAGAtaagttaaaaatataaatttgactTATACGGCTTTcaagttttaaattttatttatttatttattttgtttgtttcattttaatttttcaattttaatcctCTAAATTTTGCAATTGATTGATTTTgactttcaaattttaattgtataataaataatttataatttaaaataaatatgactTATAATTTAGGATCGAGAGAATAaacttt
It contains:
- the LOC123907207 gene encoding pto-interacting protein 1 is translated as MGCFGFCKENDSYTTADKGIFMQNNPTGNSSYHGRHTPITVPRPINLQPISVPSVTVDELRSLTDNFGTKTFIGEGAYGKVYRSILKNGREVAIKKLDSTKQPDQEFLSQVSIVSRLKHENVVELVTYCVDGPLRALAYEYAPNGSLHDILHGRKGVKGAEPGQVLTWAQRVKIAVGAARGLEYLHEKAEVHIVHRYIKSSNILLFEDDVAKIADFDLSNQAPDAAARLHSTRVLGTFGYHAPEYAMTGNLSSKSDVYSFGVILLELLTGRKPVDHTLPRGQQSLVTWATPKLSEDKVKQCVDVRLKGEYPSKSVAKMAAVAALCVQYEAEFRPNMSIIVKALQPLMNNNTRSAQPREPRNL